ATTATCAAACGGCATGGCTCCTCCTCGTCGTCGATGGCTCGGCGGCGGCGAATGCGCCAACAATTGCGTGTCTCGGGTCGAACGCCCAGGGAGGGCGCGGTCAATCTGTATGGACCCGGCGCCGGGCCCACCCGTTGGATGAGGGCGGCCTGCGGCGGCGTGAGGCGGAAAATAGTGATTTTCGGCGCAAATGGAACCAGCCAGCCGCTATTTAGCGCTCCGCCAGTATAAATCACCTGTTTGCACAGGACGTTTACGTGGCTGAAACCGCGTTGAGGTTAAGACGGTTGTCGAGACGGCGCAAAACGCGCCCGCAAAACAGGCGGAACGCCCTGTGCAAAGTCTGATCGAGAGAGTCCAGGGGCTCGAGACCCGCACGTTCAAAGGCCGCGTCACCGCGGTCAACGGACTGCTGATCGAAGCCGAAGGTCCGGGCGCCGCGCTGCGCCTGGGCGCGCACGCCACGCTTGACGCTGCGCCCGGCGGCGAGCCGACGGCGTGCGAAGTGGTCGGCTTTCGCGGCGAAACCGCCCTCATGATGGCGTATGGTGATCTGGCTGGCGTGCGGCCCGGCGCGCGGGCGCTGATTGATCCCGACGGCGGCGCGATTCGCCCCAGCCGCGCCTGGCTCGGCCGCGTGCTCGACAGCTTCGCCCGTCCGCGCGACGGGCTGGGTCCCCTGCCCGACGGCCCGGCCGATTACCCGTTGAAAGGCCGCCCGCCCTGCGCCCATGGCCGCGCCCGGCTGGGCGAGCGGCTGGAACTGGGCGTGCGGGCGCTGAACATCTTTACGCCCATGCGTCTGGGCCAGCGTCTGGGCGTGTTCGCCGGATCGGGCGTGGGCAAATCGGTATTGATGAGCATGCTGGCGCGCGGCTCCGGCGCCGACGTGATCGTCATCGGCCTGATCGGCGAACGGGGCCGCGAGGCGCGCGAGTTTGTCGAGGACGTGTTGGGACCGGATGGGCGCGCGCGCGCCGTGGTGGTCACCGAAACCTCTGACGCCCCGGCCCTGGCGCGCCGCCGCGCGGCCTATGTCACGATGGCGACGGCCGAATTTTTCCGCGATCAGGGCCTGAACGTGCTGTGCCTGATGGATTCGGTGACGCGCTTTGCGCTCGCCCAGCGCGAGATCGGGCTGGCGGCGGGCGAGCCGCCCACCACGCGCGGCTATACGCCATCGGTGTTCGCTGAGCTGCCAGGCCTTCTGGAGCGCGCCGGACCGGGCGCAGAAGACTCGGGCACGATCACCGGCCTGTTCACCGTGCTGGTGGATGGCGACGACCATAACGAGCCCATCGCGGACGCCGTGCGCGGCATCCTGGACGGCCATGTGGTGATGAGCCGGGCGATCGCCGAGCGCGGCCGCTTCCCGGCTATCGACGTTCTCAAATCAATCTCGCGCACCGCGCCAGAGGTGTACGCGCCCCATGAGGCGCCCCTGGCGATCGAGGCGCGACGGCTCCTGGCGGCCTATGCCGACATGGAGGAACTGATCCGGCTGGGCGCCTATGCCCGCGGGACGAACCCGGAGGTGGACCGGGCGATTGCGGTCAACGAACCGCTTGAAGCCTTGCTGGCGCAAACAAAAGACGAGGCGGCCTCGATCGAGGACAGCTTCGCGCAGCTGGCGGGCATTGTGGTGGAACAGGAGGGATAGACAATGGCGGTGCGTTCCCATGCGCCTCTGATCCGGCTGGCCCGGTTCAAGGTGGAAGAATTACAAAAGCAGATGGCCGAGATCGAGCGCATCCGCGCCTCGATCCACGAACAGATCGACCGGCTGGAAGAAAGCGTGCCCGAGGAGCAGAGCGTGGCGGTTGAATCGCGCGAAGGCTATCTCGCCTATGGCAGCTATGCCCGCTCGGTGATCCAGCGCAAGGACAAGCTGCGCGCCTCGCTGACCAATGTGGACATGGAGGCGGACGGGCTGCGCGACCGGCTGGAGCAAGCGTTCGGCGACCTCAAGAAGTACGAGCTGCTTGAGGAACGCCGGCTGAGCAGTCTTCAGGATGCAGTGCGCATGGCTGAACAGGCCGAGATGGACGAAATCGCCGGGCAGCGCCTGCGCCGCGCGCACTGAGCGTCAGAGCCTCGAACCGGACCGTTTGAACCCCGGCGCGGCGCGCCGGGGTGCCGCGCGTTGAACCCGCCACAAACCCGCCCCGATGGCGCCACGCGAAGGCACAAGACTGGCTGCGTTCAATTCCGGCCTAGGCTCGGGGCGCGCCTTCATGTTATGTATTAATCAATACCGGGAGGGGAAATTCGTGGCGCTGCCGAG
The window above is part of the Hyphomonadaceae bacterium ML37 genome. Proteins encoded here:
- the fliJ gene encoding flagellar export protein FliJ, with product MAVRSHAPLIRLARFKVEELQKQMAEIERIRASIHEQIDRLEESVPEEQSVAVESREGYLAYGSYARSVIQRKDKLRASLTNVDMEADGLRDRLEQAFGDLKKYELLEERRLSSLQDAVRMAEQAEMDEIAGQRLRRAH
- the fliI gene encoding flagellar protein export ATPase FliI, with the translated sequence MQSLIERVQGLETRTFKGRVTAVNGLLIEAEGPGAALRLGAHATLDAAPGGEPTACEVVGFRGETALMMAYGDLAGVRPGARALIDPDGGAIRPSRAWLGRVLDSFARPRDGLGPLPDGPADYPLKGRPPCAHGRARLGERLELGVRALNIFTPMRLGQRLGVFAGSGVGKSVLMSMLARGSGADVIVIGLIGERGREAREFVEDVLGPDGRARAVVVTETSDAPALARRRAAYVTMATAEFFRDQGLNVLCLMDSVTRFALAQREIGLAAGEPPTTRGYTPSVFAELPGLLERAGPGAEDSGTITGLFTVLVDGDDHNEPIADAVRGILDGHVVMSRAIAERGRFPAIDVLKSISRTAPEVYAPHEAPLAIEARRLLAAYADMEELIRLGAYARGTNPEVDRAIAVNEPLEALLAQTKDEAASIEDSFAQLAGIVVEQEG